In Gimesia panareensis, the genomic window GAAGATCGCGGAGCGTTATGCGGCCGCGGGTTTTATTACCGTCGTGCAGGACTGCCGGGGGAAGTTTCAGTCGGAGGGGATCTTCTATCCTTACGATCATGAAGGGCGTGACGGCTATGATGCGATCGAGTGGCTGGGCAAGCAGCCGTGGTGCAACGGACGGATCGGCATGTGGGGGGCGTCCTACGTGGGAGCGACCCAGTGGCTGGCGGCGAACGAACATCCGCCGGGACTGGTCACGATCGCACCGATGGCGACCTTCAGCAGTTTTTATCGCAATCTGTACCTGGGCGGCGCAATGCGGCTCTCGCTGATCACGCGGTGGGCCTCGGGGAATTCCAAAAAACCGGAAGGGGCCGAAGTCACCAGTGACTGGCGTGCGACACTGCTGCATCTGCCGATGAGTGAGATCGACGAACAGATTGGCTGGTCGATCCCCTGGCTGGAAGGGATGCTGACTCATCCGGAACATAACGGCTACTGGAACCGGACCGAACTGACGGACGAGATCGTCGATCTGGAACTGCCGATGCAGCATATCGTCGGTTATTACGATTTCTTCTCGCGGGAAACCGTGGGGAACTTTATGCGGATGCAGCAGCAGGCCCGCGATGCCCAGACACGCGGGAAGCAACAGCTGATTCTGGGGCCCTGGGATCATGGTTCCATCGGCCGCGCCCAAGTCGGCGATGTAGACTTTGGTCCGCATGCCGTGATGGATAAGGCGGGGGAGAACCTGCAGTGGTTCGAACGTTATCTGAAAGCGGGTCCCGAGAATGACTCGGCGGTTGAAGTTCCCGTACGTTATTTCTCGATGGGGGAGAACGTCTGGCGGGAAGCGAACACGTGGCCGCCCCGCGGGTTTTGTGAAACGCCCTTCTATCTGCATTCTGCCGGGAACGCGAATACGGGCAGCGGCGACGGCACGCTGACTTACTGTCCGCCGACGGATGCGGAAACTGCGGATGCATTCAAAGCGGATCCGGCTGATCCTGCACCGGCCTGCCCGGTGACGGAGAAGCGTCCGTTGATTTCAGCGACCTGGGCTCCCGTGGATCAGAGACCGATCGAGAAGCGGAAGGACGTGCTGGTGTATACGTCCGGTGCGTTTACCGAGCCACTGCGGTTTGCCGGCAATGCGCGGGCGAAGCTGTTTGTCTCAGCCGACACGCCTGATGCGGACTGGGTGGTGAAACTGATCGACGTGCATCCGGACGGGTTCGCGCAGAACCTGGCGGTGGGAATTCTCCGCGGCCGGTTTCGCGATTCGGAACGGCAGCCGAAGCTGATGAAATCGGGGCAGGTGTATGAGATCACAGTCGACCTGGGACCGATTGCCGCCCAGATCGGCAAAGGGCACAAGCTGCGTGTGGATATCTGCGGTGCGTATTTCCCGCTGTTCGACCGGAATCCGAATACGGGCGAAGGCCCGTTCGGCAAGGGGACGAAAGTCGCGACCGAGAAAGTGTATCACGATGCGGTCCGGCCGTCGCAGATTATTCTGCCGTGTCAATACTGAGCGACAAGGCGCTAGCCGCCGGTAATCATAACAGACGTCTGGAAGAATTCAGGCGGCCAAGGTAGCGTTTCTTAATTTGGATGGTATATACCAAAGTCGTTTCAACCGGGGCTAACGCCCTGCCGCTAATTACTGCTGACACGATCGGGCGTCTTTGAACAATACCGGTGACTAGCGCCATTCCGCTCAGACTGAATTCTCAGTTTGAGGGAATCGGGACGACTTTGAGTTTGACTTCGGAGTCGTCGACGATGCTGAGGACATCGCGGCAGTATTCGTGGCAGTTGATGCAGGTATTCAGAGAGTGCATGTAGGCGTAGGTGGAACCGTCGAGATTTTTCTCTTCGGCCATCTTCGCGAGCTTCTGCGCCTGCTTGCGGAGTTCCATGCGATGATGGGCGTAGACCGGATCATCGTGGGACGCCCATTCGGTGGCGATGCAGATCTGGCTGAGGGCCTTCGCGCCGC contains:
- a CDS encoding CocE/NonD family hydrolase, which produces MKRSHVLAVCFCLFVASWLHAAETPSVTQETVMVPMRDGVLLATDVYRDPNLKQAPVLLMRTPYNKDRVKKIAERYAAAGFITVVQDCRGKFQSEGIFYPYDHEGRDGYDAIEWLGKQPWCNGRIGMWGASYVGATQWLAANEHPPGLVTIAPMATFSSFYRNLYLGGAMRLSLITRWASGNSKKPEGAEVTSDWRATLLHLPMSEIDEQIGWSIPWLEGMLTHPEHNGYWNRTELTDEIVDLELPMQHIVGYYDFFSRETVGNFMRMQQQARDAQTRGKQQLILGPWDHGSIGRAQVGDVDFGPHAVMDKAGENLQWFERYLKAGPENDSAVEVPVRYFSMGENVWREANTWPPRGFCETPFYLHSAGNANTGSGDGTLTYCPPTDAETADAFKADPADPAPACPVTEKRPLISATWAPVDQRPIEKRKDVLVYTSGAFTEPLRFAGNARAKLFVSADTPDADWVVKLIDVHPDGFAQNLAVGILRGRFRDSERQPKLMKSGQVYEITVDLGPIAAQIGKGHKLRVDICGAYFPLFDRNPNTGEGPFGKGTKVATEKVYHDAVRPSQIILPCQY